The Ruficoccus amylovorans DNA segment AATGTCGGCCAGCGAACGCAGACCACCCGGCGAGTAGGCACCGAGGGCGCGAATACGTTCGGCAATCTCGTCAGCGGCGGTGAACAGTTCCGTGTATTGAGCCTCAAAGGCGGTGTGCAGTGCGAAGAAGCTCGGCCCTTCGACATTCCAGTGGCACAAGTGGGTCTGCCCCATCAGTGCGTAGGTGTCGGCCAGGACGACACGCAGACTATCAACAACCTTCTTGCTAGCGGGAGCGGGATTATTTTTTTTCTTAGCCATAGACGTTCAAGTATATCACGTTTCAACCTGTTATCAAGTCATAAGCCCTTCGCGCACGGACACTTGTTGTTTTGTAAAAAGCGCTCATGCCGGGCTTCACCCGACCTAATACGAATAGACCACAGCCCGCCTCCGGGGTTCCATCAGGCCTGAGCCAGCTCTTCCTCGCTCAACCACAAAACCGGGCCGCCCGAAGCAGTTGCCGTCCGCTGTGCCTGCACAATGGTCCGCGCCTCCAGCCGCTCGCAAAATTCCCGGTAGTCGAGCAGTTCAAAGCGCCCGTCCTCGTGCTCGACGATGGCCGTGAGCGACTCGACCCAGTCGCCGGAGTTGAGATAATGGATGTCACCGATCATCTTGTCCTCGGCCGTGTGGATGTGCCCGCAGATGATGCCCGTGCAGCCGCGTTTTTCCGCCAGCGCCTGGAGGTGGTCCTCGAAACTGCTGATATGGTTGACGATGTTTTTGACCTTGGCCTTGATCGCCTTGCTGATCGAGAAGTACTCCTTGCCCCGAAGCGCCCGGTACTTGTTGTAGTAGCGGTTAAACTTGAGCAGGCTCTGGTAGCCGATATCGCCGAGGATGGAAATGAACTTCGAGTGCGTGGTGACGGCGTCGAAACAGTCCCCGTGGATGCACAGGTAGTCGCCGTTAGCGGTCGGCAGGACGTACTCCTCCACGAGTTGGATACGGTCGAAAACAAGCGGCAAATAATTGGCCAGGAAGTCGTCGTGGTTTCCGCGGATGTAGATCACGTCGGTATCCTTCTTCTCCGCGATCTTGAGCACCCGCCGGATAAACCGCGTGTGCCCTTTCTCCCAGCTCAGGCGGCGCTTCAGGCTCCACCCGTCGATGAT contains these protein-coding regions:
- a CDS encoding UDP-2,3-diacylglucosamine diphosphatase; the encoded protein is MKKPVLKFKSIILSDVHLGTPDCKADEVNHFLKHTRCERLILNGDIIDGWSLKRRLSWEKGHTRFIRRVLKIAEKKDTDVIYIRGNHDDFLANYLPLVFDRIQLVEEYVLPTANGDYLCIHGDCFDAVTTHSKFISILGDIGYQSLLKFNRYYNKYRALRGKEYFSISKAIKAKVKNIVNHISSFEDHLQALAEKRGCTGIICGHIHTAEDKMIGDIHYLNSGDWVESLTAIVEHEDGRFELLDYREFCERLEARTIVQAQRTATASGGPVLWLSEEELAQA
- a CDS encoding Dps family protein, giving the protein MAKKKNNPAPASKKVVDSLRVVLADTYALMGQTHLCHWNVEGPSFFALHTAFEAQYTELFTAADEIAERIRALGAYSPGGLRSLADISGLNELGEEVNAEKMVASLVEDHTKLIKDAAKARDLAGEAKDNETEDLMIARIQVHEKTVWMLKSYLK